The nucleotide sequence aacataaaaatatatatatatactcatcTTATACGTGTATACCCGACCCACAAGAACAACCATTACAACATTCAAAGGCTTCAGAAGAACCCACACAAAAAGATACTTTTCTATGTACTCCCCACATCAATCAAAATTATATTGAATGCGACGATATTTACTCGATATTTACACTCATGTATGGCTGCTATCTATAACTCTATATCTCGATTACTTTACCATGtatacactgagcgaaatgctgaaatggaaatgctttAAGACACTGTTATGTTTGGCGTACTTATGTAAACGTATAATTAGCATAAATTCAACTCGTATGGGAAGCGCAAAGTCCCCACTAATATTGCTTACTACGAATCGAGGGATCCAGCTCTATAGATTCTCTGCCTGTTATGCACTTTAACCTACGATACTattgaaaaatcaaaaaaaaaaaacgaatctCTTATTAAGTTCATGTACCAATCTCGAAAAAGACTTAACTTGGATAAGAAACTAAAAAATTTCCGATAATCACCAACTTTCTCTTGCTCCCTCACCTGTAACTCACTGCTCAACGATCCAGTTTTCCAGCATTATAAAGTATATATCAAAATCTCATAAAAACAATAGAACACTGCCCCAAGTCCCACTCACTGCCCCCCCCCCTACCTACTACCCAAAAGTAACTTTAAGTAGAATCATTCTTCAGCTCAAGAAATCCCAAAgaaaaaaaccccaaaaactTTACGTAAGGCAGCCCAATTAAATGAAGCCCGAAACCTTAGCTAAAGATTAACTAATACATAAagcaaatcgaaaaaaaattgaaatggaatttcagcaaaaaaaatcgaagtatattaaaaaagaaactaGCTTAAATATTTGGGCATAAGTTCAACTCCAGCTGCGACCTCTAGTTTAAATTGAAAGCCTTTGTTCTATCGCCTAGGTTCGAAACATTTCAGATAATTAGCCTTATATGAATGTGTACATTTACTGCGCGTCTTGGTTGATGTAAGCATTCTTGAGCTATTGAACCACCTTAATgtgaaacaaaaaccaaaagcaaaaccaaaaaaaaagagacaacattgaaataataaatcaagaaaacaaatggaaataattcaaataaatatgagATAATTTTTGAATAAACTTCGACTTGGTTTTTCATTGACGGGAGGACGCCTGTTTAACCCTTTTGAAAAActctttaaatattataagttatttgttttatttaatgattTGTGTTCTCTCATTTGTTTATATTCAAATTCCTGGGCTGAgtatgaaataaataatttgttgcgGTGCATGCACTTAGAAAACTAAAGAAGCATTTTCCCTTTTCGTTCTCAATTTGAATCGAAAAATGTCGACGAAAACGGGCGTCAGTCGGTTGGTTTGTGGGGTTAGCTAATGGCAATAATGGCATCTCAACCCATTAGAGAGCCACTGCATCGGTGGCCACTGGATGATTCTGGACAGCATTTCCCTCCTCGCCGGCATCGTCGTTGACCACAATAACCTCGTTGGACGGTACGCCAGCATCCTCGAAGGAATCATCAATATTTTCGCCACTCGCACGCAGCTCATTATCGGATTCCGGAACGAATTCACCCACCTCATCATTGGCAGGATCGATTTTGTCATCTACGGCTGGCTTCTCTGTGGCCTGAGTGGCTGGTGCGGCAGCTGGTGCGTTCTGTGGACGATTGCCGCCCAGGAAGTTGATAATTCCCTGCAGAGGATTGCCACTTTGCTGGGCAGGCGGTGCGGCAGCCGTGGCATTGTTATTGCCACCGAAAACATTGTTGACAAACTGCTGGATGGGACCTGGTGGACGCGGAGTGGTGGAcaccgcctgctgctgctggccagtCAAGCTGGACAGGGTGTTCTGGAACTGATTGCCCAGGTTGCTGGCAAACTGTTGGATGCCCTGGAAGGCCTGGGTGGTGGCATTGACGGCACTTTGGGCCGCATTTTGCACGGCCTGTTGGGCGGAGGTGATGGCGGCCTGGGGATTCAGGAAACCGGGCACCGTGGGAGCCGGAGTTGCAGGTGCCGCAGCGGCGGCATCATCCGCCTGGacttgtgctgctgctggagcggcagcagcagctggctGGGGCTGGAACTGATTGAGGAACTGACCAATTGGCGAGTTCTGGATCAACTGCTGGACAAAGTTGCCCTGGGTGGTGCTCTgctgggtgggcgtggcttgGGTGGCTTGACGGACCTGAGGATGCGCGGCGTCCTGGTTTTCCGACTGCTCTTGCTCCACCGGA is from Drosophila melanogaster chromosome 3L and encodes:
- the ImpE2 gene encoding Ecdysone-inducible gene E2, giving the protein MKPVALILVFLAISQARVLNLPKEAIDIPVAIVEDKEPPVALSLVKEEVKAEEVKPEEVKPIAQEEKAKDLKEEVKPEIKPEIKEQPKPDIKDEIKEDLKADIKEELKEKIEEQINELPNAKPLELKEKSLEAEEKPQEIKEEVQQPEIKKEATEIKEEPAQNILKSLPAEETVVVPAEELSPNPVEQEQSENQDAAHPQVRQATQATPTQQSTTQGNFVQQLIQNSPIGQFLNQFQPQPAAAAAPAAAQVQADDAAAAAPATPAPTVPGFLNPQAAITSAQQAVQNAAQSAVNATTQAFQGIQQFASNLGNQFQNTLSSLTGQQQQAVSTTPRPPGPIQQFVNNVFGGNNNATAAAPPAQQSGNPLQGIINFLGGNRPQNAPAAAPATQATEKPAVDDKIDPANDEVGEFVPESDNELRASGENIDDSFEDAGVPSNEVIVVNDDAGEEGNAVQNHPVATDAVAL